The Oscillospiraceae bacterium genome has a segment encoding these proteins:
- the crcB gene encoding fluoride efflux transporter CrcB, translated as MINVLFVGLGGFVGAILRYLLGLVPVRQTPFPIITLCINVLGAFGIGLLAALCERHKINSQPLLLFLKVGLCGGFTIFSTFSLETYDLLSSGRTAPAILYALLSVGLCLLAIFGARALIH; from the coding sequence GTGATAAACGTACTTTTTGTAGGTCTGGGCGGCTTTGTGGGTGCAATACTGCGCTATCTGCTTGGACTGGTCCCGGTGCGCCAAACGCCTTTTCCCATTATCACCCTGTGCATCAACGTGCTGGGCGCCTTTGGAATTGGGCTGCTGGCCGCATTGTGTGAAAGGCATAAAATCAATTCCCAGCCGCTGCTGCTGTTTTTGAAGGTGGGGCTTTGCGGCGGGTTTACCATATTTTCCACCTTCTCGTTGGAGACCTATGACCTGCTGAGCAGCGGGCGCACGGCACCGGCGATCTTGTATGCGCTGCTGAGCGTAGGCTTGTGCCTGCTGGCCATCTTCGGGGCCCGGGCGCTGATTCATTGA
- a CDS encoding nucleotidyltransferase family protein, with product MQTITGDLLQDSLLHLLYCALKEEKPALPTDLNWEALLQLANRQQVYNTVLPVLEKAAVLPPEQLQRWNDYRLTELQRTLYVNSQRQAVCADLEAQNIRYMFLKGLVLRALYPQTMMRQMSDNDILFDPDRRGDLAKIMREHQFTLTVATDKSDDYYKEPNCLIEFHRELFNHADLQTAFPAALVWQHAVPDPDHPCCYRMSPEDNYLFTLGHMYKHYIMEGCGVRFLCDMYLLRAKQPQMNMKYVESMVAKMRISPFHQTVIGLAEAVFAGGELTDDGRQLLNDMFSGTVYGKGKTMAEKVDEHGGKGRYILSRLFPKVSIMKNTYPVLEKCPVLLPFYYLVRLFSRLRHRKKEIRSEVRQLKNSKGDRP from the coding sequence ATGCAGACGATCACCGGCGATCTTTTGCAGGACAGTCTGCTGCACCTGCTCTATTGTGCTTTAAAAGAGGAAAAACCGGCGCTGCCTACGGATTTGAACTGGGAGGCGCTGTTGCAGTTGGCCAATCGCCAGCAGGTATACAACACCGTGCTGCCGGTGCTGGAAAAGGCGGCGGTGCTGCCGCCGGAGCAGCTGCAGCGTTGGAACGACTATCGCTTAACGGAGCTGCAGCGTACCCTGTATGTGAACAGCCAGCGACAAGCCGTTTGTGCGGATTTGGAGGCGCAGAACATTCGTTATATGTTTTTAAAGGGCTTGGTTCTGCGGGCGCTTTATCCCCAGACCATGATGCGCCAAATGAGCGATAATGATATTCTGTTCGACCCCGATCGGCGCGGCGATCTGGCCAAGATCATGCGTGAGCACCAGTTCACCTTAACGGTGGCTACGGACAAGTCAGATGATTACTACAAAGAACCCAACTGCCTGATCGAGTTCCATCGGGAGTTGTTTAACCACGCCGATTTGCAAACTGCCTTTCCGGCGGCGCTGGTGTGGCAACATGCGGTGCCGGACCCGGATCATCCCTGCTGCTACCGTATGTCCCCGGAGGATAATTATCTGTTCACTCTGGGTCATATGTACAAGCACTATATTATGGAGGGCTGCGGCGTTCGATTCCTTTGCGATATGTATTTGCTGCGCGCCAAGCAGCCGCAGATGAACATGAAATATGTGGAGTCTATGGTGGCGAAGATGAGGATCTCCCCCTTTCACCAAACGGTGATCGGTTTGGCGGAGGCGGTGTTTGCCGGCGGCGAACTGACTGACGACGGCCGGCAGCTGTTGAACGATATGTTTTCCGGTACCGTTTACGGCAAGGGCAAGACCATGGCGGAGAAAGTGGACGAGCACGGCGGCAAAGGACGCTATATTCTCTCTCGCCTGTTTCCCAAAGTATCCATTATGAAAAACACCTACCCGGTGCTGGAAAAATGCCCCGTTTTGCTGCCTTTCTATTATCTTGTGCGGTTGTTCAGCCGCCTGCGGCATCGAAAAAAAGAAATTCGCAGCGAGGTTCGCCAGCTAAAGAACAGCAAAGGGGATCGGCCGTGA
- the rlmD gene encoding 23S rRNA (uracil(1939)-C(5))-methyltransferase RlmD yields the protein MQLKKNDEIQLNITALTSEGSAIGRKDGVPIFVRGGVPGDVVTAHIIKAKKNYAVARLQQVLEPSPHRVESDCPVSAQCGGCAFRTVDYAEELRFKQQRIDDAFQRIGHLDLQVEGVLAAPDTVRYRNKAQYPVQLQDGRPAAGFYAYKSHRVVPTGDCLLQCTDFSAGVAACLQWAEEHQISVYNEETGTGLLRHLYFRKGQATGQVLACIVINGTDLPGGDALCAALRAAVPGLVGVVLNSNTRRTNVILGDRDRLLWGKGELLDKLCGKTFAIGPHAFYQVNHDQCERLYALAGDFADLTGDQVLLDLYCGVGTIGLTLADRCRRLIGVEVVPQAVENARENARRNGIENAEFLCADAAGAATQLASQGVRPDVAIVDPPRKGCAPEVFAAIDKMGIERLVYVSCDPATLARDLALLAAMGYTARRACGVDLFPRTPHVETVVLVEKNG from the coding sequence GTGCAACTCAAAAAGAATGACGAGATTCAACTGAATATAACCGCCCTGACTTCCGAGGGCAGCGCCATCGGGCGCAAGGACGGCGTGCCGATTTTTGTGCGCGGCGGCGTGCCCGGTGATGTGGTTACGGCGCATATCATTAAAGCCAAAAAGAACTATGCTGTTGCCCGGCTGCAGCAGGTGCTGGAGCCATCGCCTCATCGGGTGGAGAGTGACTGCCCGGTGTCCGCCCAGTGCGGCGGCTGTGCCTTTCGCACGGTGGATTACGCGGAGGAACTGCGCTTTAAGCAGCAGCGGATCGACGATGCTTTTCAGCGGATCGGCCACCTGGATTTGCAGGTGGAGGGCGTGTTGGCAGCGCCCGATACCGTGCGCTATCGCAATAAAGCCCAGTACCCGGTGCAGCTGCAAGACGGCCGACCGGCAGCCGGTTTTTATGCCTATAAAAGCCACCGTGTGGTGCCTACCGGAGATTGCCTGCTCCAGTGTACGGATTTTTCCGCCGGTGTGGCGGCTTGCCTGCAATGGGCGGAAGAACATCAAATTTCCGTATATAATGAGGAGACCGGCACCGGCCTGCTGCGCCACTTGTATTTCCGCAAGGGCCAGGCTACCGGCCAGGTGCTGGCTTGTATTGTGATCAACGGCACGGATCTGCCCGGCGGGGACGCACTTTGCGCCGCCTTGCGTGCCGCTGTGCCCGGTTTGGTGGGCGTGGTGCTAAACAGCAACACCCGGCGTACCAATGTGATTTTGGGTGACCGGGATCGGCTGCTTTGGGGCAAGGGCGAACTGCTGGACAAGCTGTGCGGCAAAACCTTTGCCATCGGCCCCCATGCTTTTTATCAAGTCAATCACGACCAATGTGAACGCTTGTATGCGCTGGCAGGTGATTTTGCCGACTTGACCGGCGACCAGGTGCTGCTGGATCTGTACTGCGGCGTGGGCACCATCGGCCTGACTTTGGCGGATCGCTGCCGCCGGTTGATCGGCGTGGAGGTGGTTCCCCAGGCGGTGGAGAACGCCCGGGAGAATGCCCGGCGCAACGGTATTGAGAATGCAGAATTTTTGTGTGCGGACGCAGCCGGGGCGGCAACGCAGTTGGCATCCCAGGGCGTGCGCCCGGATGTGGCCATCGTAGACCCACCACGCAAGGGCTGCGCGCCGGAGGTGTTCGCCGCTATTGATAAAATGGGTATTGAGCGGTTGGTGTATGTGTCCTGCGACCCGGCAACTTTGGCACGGGACTTGGCGCTTTTGGCCGCCATGGGCTACACCGCCCGCCGCGCCTGCGGCGTGGACCTGTTCCCTCGCACCCCCCATGTGGAGACCGTGGTGCTGGTGGAAAAGAATGGATGA
- a CDS encoding PqqD family protein, whose protein sequence is MKLKDGMVLGHVDGEDFAIATGKAMKHFNGVIHNNPTAAFLFELLQTEQTEDSLVAALTEKYDVDADTARADVREMLDTLRAAGVLD, encoded by the coding sequence ATGAAACTGAAAGACGGTATGGTGCTGGGGCATGTGGATGGCGAGGATTTTGCCATTGCTACCGGCAAGGCCATGAAGCACTTTAACGGTGTGATTCACAACAATCCCACGGCGGCATTTTTGTTTGAGCTGCTCCAGACGGAGCAGACGGAGGACAGCCTGGTGGCGGCGCTCACGGAGAAATACGATGTAGACGCAGATACAGCTCGGGCGGATGTGCGTGAAATGCTGGATACCCTGCGGGCTGCCGGGGTGCTGGACTGA
- a CDS encoding GIY-YIG nuclease family protein, with translation MTYGKVIELFLVNGTADSLITAELSNWNGMAVKIPRVELSSCNNDDITKPGVYFLFCKEDDGSDSVYIGEAENVQERLKQHVRDYQSDKETYYWNTAVIFVGRDLNKAMIRYLENQFVQIARESKRYLVLTKNTYQNTVLKDSQKAVMEEFIDNVKTLINALGYKVLEPLVQADLSSRKIDDEVLYITSGSVNARGMVTSEGFVVLSGTTVNETTAQSLSPGMLKLRKDLLDSTKVENLTTIEDILFSSSSAAADFVLGYSASGPRSWKAKNGRTLKEIEISLSN, from the coding sequence ATGACCTATGGAAAGGTAATAGAGTTGTTTCTAGTTAATGGAACGGCAGACAGTTTGATTACGGCTGAGTTGTCAAATTGGAATGGAATGGCAGTTAAGATTCCGCGTGTTGAACTTTCTTCTTGCAATAATGACGATATTACTAAACCGGGCGTTTATTTCCTGTTTTGTAAAGAGGACGATGGATCGGATTCTGTGTATATTGGAGAAGCCGAGAATGTTCAAGAAAGACTTAAACAGCATGTTAGGGACTACCAATCCGATAAAGAAACATATTATTGGAATACTGCTGTTATTTTTGTGGGAAGAGACTTAAATAAAGCGATGATTAGATATCTTGAAAATCAATTTGTTCAGATTGCGAGAGAGAGCAAAAGGTATTTAGTGCTAACTAAAAACACTTATCAGAATACAGTTTTAAAAGACTCACAAAAAGCCGTGATGGAAGAGTTTATTGATAATGTCAAAACATTAATCAATGCACTCGGATATAAAGTGTTAGAGCCCTTGGTCCAGGCAGATTTATCAAGTCGTAAAATTGATGATGAGGTGCTCTATATTACAAGTGGTTCTGTAAACGCACGAGGTATGGTAACTTCTGAGGGCTTTGTGGTGCTATCCGGAACTACAGTGAATGAAACAACAGCACAATCGTTGAGCCCCGGAATGTTGAAATTGCGAAAAGATTTGCTTGATTCAACTAAGGTCGAAAATTTGACGACAATTGAGGACATTTTATTTTCAAGTTCGTCTGCTGCGGCTGATTTCGTTTTGGGTTACAGTGCAAGTGGACCTCGATCATGGAAAGCAAAAAATGGAAGAACTTTAAAGGAAATTGAAATTAGTTTGTCGAATTGA
- a CDS encoding cation-translocating P-type ATPase: MQAYRWTAERVLRELNSAPGGLSRKQAAARLAKHGENRLARKKGDSLWRRFMLQLSDPMILVLLAAAAVSAVLCVVHREFPADVLIIMTVVTVNAVLGVVQESKAEKAIAALQEMTPATSRVLRGGAECTVPSRTLVPGDVVLLSAGDRIPADCRVLESIGLRVEESALTGESQPVEKSAAPLPDDGQALPPSACSNLVFMGANVVYGRGRAVVIATGMDTQMGRIAHALNTAGQNATPLQKKLTQLSKILSLLVLAICAGIFALDVGRSLLAGGLTFSGALSTFMVAVSLAVAAIPEGLAAVVTIVLSIGVTKMSRRHAVIRRLTAVETLGCTQVICSDKTGTLTQNKMTVTARTGVPPEQLMTAMALCSDAHRAGDRMEGEPTEVALVQDAADLGLEKAALERQYPRVGELPFDSARKMMTTLHRTPEGVVQYTKGAPDVVLKRCTHTWQQGRVVPLTADLRRRILDENRRMADRALRVLCAATRQYPSLPSARSPEALEQGLCYLGLVGMMDPVRPEAVEAIAACRQAGIRPVMITGDHRDTAAATARQLGILEPEGEVLTGAQLSQMDDRALDDAVARCSVFARVQPKHKVRIVEAFHRQGAVTAMTGDGVNDAPAIQAADIGVGMGMTGTDVTKNVADMVLTDDNFATIVAAVEEGRRVYDNIRKSIQFLLSSNLAEVLTILVATLLGFTILEPVHLLWINLITDCFPALALGMERGEPEIMRRRPRDPKDGIFAGGMGFDVAWQGLLVTAVTLLAYFSGLLLTCPVQMDWAALVRITDPLAHKTGMTMAFFTLSMAEIFHSFNMRSRRASLFSMGQNGYLWGAMLLSLVLSTVVLYVPALAAAFDFVPLSGTAYGASMALALAVIPVVELVKAVQRAVHR, encoded by the coding sequence ATGCAGGCATACAGATGGACGGCAGAGCGGGTGCTGCGGGAGCTGAACAGCGCCCCCGGCGGGCTGAGCCGCAAACAGGCGGCTGCCCGGCTGGCAAAACATGGCGAAAACCGGCTGGCGCGGAAAAAGGGAGACAGCCTGTGGCGGCGGTTTATGCTGCAATTATCCGACCCGATGATCCTGGTGCTGCTGGCAGCGGCCGCCGTGTCTGCGGTGCTGTGTGTAGTGCACCGGGAATTCCCGGCGGATGTGCTGATCATTATGACTGTGGTGACGGTGAATGCCGTCTTAGGTGTGGTGCAGGAGAGCAAGGCGGAAAAGGCCATTGCCGCATTGCAGGAGATGACCCCGGCCACCTCTCGGGTGCTGCGGGGCGGGGCAGAGTGTACCGTGCCCAGCCGCACTCTGGTGCCCGGCGATGTGGTGCTGCTGTCTGCCGGTGACCGTATTCCCGCAGACTGCCGGGTGCTGGAGAGCATTGGCCTGCGGGTGGAGGAATCCGCCCTTACCGGCGAGTCCCAGCCGGTGGAAAAATCCGCGGCCCCTTTGCCGGACGATGGGCAGGCGCTGCCACCCTCCGCTTGCAGCAATTTGGTATTTATGGGTGCCAATGTGGTGTACGGCCGCGGGCGTGCTGTGGTGATTGCCACCGGTATGGACACGCAAATGGGACGCATTGCCCACGCCCTGAACACCGCCGGACAGAACGCCACGCCTCTGCAAAAGAAATTGACCCAGCTGTCTAAAATTTTGTCCCTGCTGGTGCTGGCCATCTGTGCCGGGATCTTTGCGTTAGATGTAGGGCGCAGCTTACTGGCAGGCGGGCTGACCTTTAGCGGCGCGCTGTCCACCTTTATGGTGGCGGTGTCCCTGGCGGTGGCTGCCATTCCGGAGGGACTGGCAGCGGTGGTGACTATTGTGCTGTCCATCGGCGTGACCAAAATGAGCCGCCGCCACGCAGTGATCCGGCGACTGACGGCGGTGGAGACCCTGGGCTGTACGCAGGTGATCTGCTCGGACAAAACCGGCACGCTGACTCAAAATAAAATGACCGTTACCGCCCGCACCGGTGTGCCGCCGGAGCAGCTCATGACCGCTATGGCGCTGTGTTCGGACGCCCACCGGGCCGGGGACCGCATGGAGGGTGAACCCACAGAGGTGGCGCTGGTGCAGGACGCGGCAGACCTGGGGTTGGAAAAGGCGGCGCTGGAGCGGCAGTACCCCCGGGTGGGGGAACTGCCCTTTGACTCTGCCCGCAAGATGATGACGACGCTCCACCGCACCCCGGAAGGCGTGGTACAGTACACCAAGGGTGCGCCGGATGTGGTACTGAAGCGGTGCACCCACACCTGGCAGCAGGGGAGGGTGGTTCCCTTGACTGCGGATCTGCGCCGCCGGATCCTGGACGAAAATCGGCGTATGGCAGACCGGGCGCTACGGGTGCTTTGCGCTGCAACCAGGCAGTACCCGTCCCTGCCGTCTGCCCGGTCGCCGGAGGCACTGGAACAGGGGCTTTGCTACCTGGGGCTGGTGGGTATGATGGATCCGGTGCGCCCGGAGGCGGTGGAGGCCATTGCCGCTTGTCGCCAAGCGGGCATTCGTCCGGTGATGATCACCGGCGATCATCGGGATACTGCCGCGGCCACTGCTCGGCAGCTGGGGATCTTGGAGCCGGAGGGGGAAGTGCTCACCGGCGCCCAGCTGAGCCAAATGGACGATCGGGCATTGGACGATGCCGTTGCCCGGTGCAGTGTGTTTGCCCGTGTGCAGCCGAAGCATAAGGTGCGCATTGTAGAAGCCTTTCATCGGCAGGGGGCTGTGACTGCCATGACCGGCGACGGGGTTAACGACGCCCCGGCCATTCAGGCGGCGGATATTGGCGTAGGCATGGGCATGACCGGCACGGATGTGACCAAGAACGTGGCGGATATGGTACTGACGGACGACAATTTTGCCACCATTGTGGCGGCCGTGGAGGAGGGCCGCCGGGTGTATGACAATATCCGCAAGTCTATTCAGTTTTTGCTGTCCTCTAACTTGGCAGAGGTGCTCACCATTTTGGTGGCCACTCTGCTGGGCTTTACCATTTTGGAGCCGGTACACCTTCTGTGGATCAATTTGATCACCGATTGCTTCCCGGCGCTGGCACTGGGTATGGAGCGGGGCGAGCCGGAGATCATGCGCCGTCGCCCTCGAGATCCAAAGGACGGCATTTTTGCAGGGGGTATGGGCTTCGATGTGGCCTGGCAGGGACTGCTGGTAACGGCGGTGACCCTGCTGGCCTACTTCAGCGGTCTGCTGCTTACCTGCCCGGTACAAATGGACTGGGCGGCACTGGTACGTATTACGGACCCGCTGGCCCATAAAACCGGCATGACCATGGCGTTTTTTACCCTGTCTATGGCGGAGATCTTCCATAGCTTTAATATGCGCTCGCGCCGGGCCAGTTTGTTCTCTATGGGGCAAAACGGCTATTTGTGGGGTGCCATGTTGCTGTCTTTGGTGCTGTCCACGGTGGTGCTGTATGTGCCGGCGTTGGCTGCGGCCTTTGATTTTGTTCCTCTGTCCGGTACAGCCTACGGTGCGTCGATGGCGCTGGCCCTGGCAGTGATTCCGGTGGTGGAGTTGGTCAAGGCAGTGCAGCGGGCCGTCCATCGTTAA
- the iolC gene encoding 5-dehydro-2-deoxygluconokinase produces the protein MKYIEFDRTKPLDFIPIGRIAIDFNPTDMYKPLSQSSNFNKYVGGSPANIAVGLARLGCKVGFCGCVSADQFGDYVVEYFQNEGIDTSHVTRAKNGECIGLTFTEILSKEQSSILMYRDNVADFCLAPEDIDEAYIASAKAIVISGTALAKSPSREACLKAMMLAQKNNVRIIFDIDYRAYTWQSKDEIAVYYSLVARGADIIMGSREEFDLMEGIVGVKGSDPESARYWQSFGATICVIKHGKDGSTAYTNDGNYYSIKPFPAVVLKGFGGGDGYGSAFLYSLLQGKEMIECLEFGSASASMLISAHSCSDAMPTAEAVAAFIKKSKEEYGEMVARA, from the coding sequence ATGAAGTACATTGAATTTGACAGAACCAAACCGCTGGATTTTATCCCCATCGGCCGCATTGCCATTGATTTTAACCCCACGGATATGTATAAGCCGCTGTCCCAGTCGTCTAACTTTAACAAGTATGTAGGCGGCTCTCCGGCCAATATTGCCGTAGGCCTGGCCCGGCTGGGCTGCAAGGTGGGCTTTTGCGGCTGTGTGTCTGCCGACCAGTTTGGGGACTATGTGGTGGAGTATTTCCAAAATGAGGGAATCGACACCTCCCATGTGACCCGAGCCAAGAACGGCGAGTGCATTGGTCTGACTTTTACGGAAATTCTGTCTAAAGAGCAGTCCTCCATCTTAATGTATCGGGATAATGTGGCAGATTTTTGCCTGGCGCCGGAGGATATTGACGAGGCGTATATTGCTTCTGCTAAGGCCATTGTGATCAGCGGTACGGCGCTGGCCAAGTCTCCGTCCAGAGAGGCCTGCTTAAAGGCCATGATGCTGGCCCAGAAAAACAATGTGCGCATTATCTTTGACATCGACTATCGGGCGTACACCTGGCAGTCCAAGGACGAGATTGCTGTGTATTACAGCTTAGTGGCTCGCGGTGCGGATATTATTATGGGCTCTCGTGAGGAATTTGATCTGATGGAGGGCATTGTGGGCGTAAAAGGCTCCGACCCGGAGAGCGCCCGCTACTGGCAGTCCTTTGGTGCGACGATTTGCGTCATTAAGCACGGCAAAGACGGTTCCACCGCCTACACCAACGACGGCAATTATTACTCCATTAAGCCCTTCCCGGCGGTGGTGCTCAAGGGCTTTGGCGGCGGCGACGGCTACGGTTCCGCTTTTCTGTACAGCCTGCTGCAAGGCAAAGAGATGATCGAGTGCCTGGAGTTCGGCTCCGCCTCGGCCTCTATGCTCATTTCCGCCCACAGTTGCTCGGACGCTATGCCCACCGCAGAGGCAGTGGCGGCCTTTATTAAGAAAAGCAAGGAAGAATACGGCGAAATGGTGGCTCGCGCCTGA
- the lepA gene encoding translation elongation factor 4: MAVKKENIRNFSIIAHIDHGKSTLADRLLELTSSVQQRDMQEQILDDMDLERERGITIKAHAVTLGYDAKNGEHYEFNLIDTPGHVDFNYEVSRSLAACEGAILIVDASQGVEAQTLANTYLALDHDLDIMPVINKIDLPAADPERVAQEVEEVVGIPCMDAPRVSAKTGQNVEEVLERIVTEIRPPVANDNAPLRALIFDSVYDSYRGVIVYVRVMDGKIKAGDTMRMMATGAQFTVVEVGRMRATSMENTGVLSSGEVGYITASIKTVSDARVGDTITLANAPAAEPLPGYRKVNPMVFCGVYPADGADYEALRDALEKLQLNDASLSYEPETSGALGFGFRCGFLGLLHLEIIEERLEREYNLDLITTVPSVIYKIHMTDGTMVEIDNPTNYPDPSLIDYCEEPFADCNIYVPSEFVGTIMDMCQDRRGIFKNMSYITPDRVDIHYELPLNEIIYDFFDALKSRTRGYASFDYEIKEYRRSDLVKVDVLLNGDTIDALSFIIHRDKAYQRGRRIAEKLKEHIPRHLFEIPVQVAIGGKVIARETVKALRKDVLAKCYGGDVTRKKKLLEKQKEGKKRMRQFGQVEVPQEAFLAVLKLSSDDE; this comes from the coding sequence TTGGCTGTAAAGAAAGAGAACATTCGCAATTTTTCCATCATTGCCCACATTGACCACGGCAAGTCCACTTTGGCGGACCGACTGTTAGAGCTGACCAGCTCTGTGCAGCAGCGGGATATGCAGGAGCAAATTCTCGATGATATGGACCTGGAGCGGGAGCGGGGCATTACCATTAAGGCGCATGCAGTGACTTTGGGCTATGACGCCAAAAACGGCGAGCACTACGAGTTTAACTTGATCGACACCCCCGGCCATGTAGACTTTAACTACGAGGTCAGCCGCTCGCTGGCGGCTTGCGAGGGCGCTATCTTGATTGTGGACGCCTCCCAGGGCGTAGAGGCGCAGACCCTTGCCAACACCTACCTGGCTTTGGATCACGACTTGGACATTATGCCGGTGATCAACAAGATTGACCTGCCGGCAGCGGACCCGGAGCGGGTGGCCCAGGAGGTGGAAGAAGTGGTGGGCATTCCCTGTATGGACGCCCCCCGCGTGTCTGCCAAGACCGGGCAGAATGTGGAGGAGGTGCTGGAGCGGATTGTGACGGAGATCCGCCCGCCGGTTGCCAACGACAATGCACCCCTGCGCGCGCTGATCTTTGACTCGGTTTATGACAGCTACCGTGGCGTGATCGTGTATGTGCGCGTCATGGACGGCAAAATCAAGGCCGGCGATACCATGCGTATGATGGCCACCGGTGCCCAGTTTACCGTGGTGGAGGTGGGTCGTATGCGGGCCACTTCCATGGAAAATACCGGCGTGCTCTCCTCCGGCGAAGTAGGCTATATTACCGCGTCCATCAAAACCGTTTCCGACGCCCGGGTGGGCGATACCATCACTTTGGCAAATGCGCCGGCAGCGGAGCCGCTGCCCGGTTACCGCAAGGTGAACCCAATGGTGTTCTGCGGTGTGTACCCGGCAGACGGTGCGGATTATGAGGCCCTGCGAGACGCGCTGGAGAAGCTGCAGCTGAATGACGCGTCCCTAAGCTATGAGCCGGAGACGTCCGGCGCCCTGGGCTTTGGTTTTCGCTGCGGTTTTTTGGGTCTCCTGCATTTGGAGATCATTGAGGAGCGCCTGGAGCGAGAGTACAACCTGGATCTGATTACCACCGTGCCCTCGGTGATCTACAAGATCCACATGACCGACGGTACCATGGTGGAGATCGACAATCCCACCAATTACCCGGATCCGTCCCTGATTGACTACTGCGAGGAGCCGTTTGCGGACTGCAATATTTATGTACCCAGCGAGTTTGTGGGCACCATTATGGATATGTGCCAGGATCGGCGGGGAATCTTTAAGAATATGAGCTATATCACCCCGGATCGGGTAGATATTCATTACGAGCTGCCGCTAAATGAAATTATCTATGATTTCTTTGACGCACTTAAATCCCGCACCCGTGGCTACGCTTCTTTCGATTATGAGATCAAGGAATACCGCCGCTCGGATTTGGTGAAGGTGGATGTGCTGCTCAATGGCGATACCATCGACGCGCTGAGCTTTATTATTCACCGGGACAAGGCTTACCAGCGGGGACGCCGCATTGCGGAGAAGCTCAAGGAGCATATCCCGCGGCATTTGTTTGAGATACCGGTGCAGGTGGCTATCGGTGGCAAGGTTATTGCCCGCGAGACGGTAAAGGCCCTGCGCAAGGATGTGCTGGCCAAGTGCTACGGCGGCGATGTGACCCGTAAGAAAAAGCTGCTGGAAAAGCAGAAAGAGGGCAAAAAGCGTATGCGCCAGTTCGGTCAGGTGGAGGTGCCCCAGGAGGCCTTCCTGGCAGTGCTCAAACTCTCCTCTGACGACGAGTAA